A region from the Cryptosporangium arvum DSM 44712 genome encodes:
- a CDS encoding NAD(P)/FAD-dependent oxidoreductase, whose product MADRKRIVVVGAGFAGLHAARTAVRSTKGQADVVVVNPTDYFLYLPLLPEVSAGILEPRRITVPLIRTLGGARLVLGDVDGVDTDERRVYFENPEGDRGSIRYDRLIFAPGSVNKLLPVPGVADHAHGFRSIAEALYLRDHIVRQLELASTTSDPVEREARCTFVVVGAGYTGTEVAAACQLFSESAAKHLPNLHRQKIRWLLLDLAPNVLPGLDPRLGTAADEILRKRGVEVRMGTSVAEATADGVKLTDGEFVPTRTLAWCVGVRPDPLIESTGLPTQEGRLTVDAWLNVPDHPDVYAAGDSAAVPDLTRPGEITPMTAQHAQRQGVQAGKNVAASLGFGTGAQYKHHDLGFVVDLSGAKAAANPLGIPLSGFPAKVVTRGYHLLAMPGNHPRVVADWILDAAFRRQVSQIGTVRGWAVPLDTDTGAEH is encoded by the coding sequence GTGGCTGACCGTAAGCGCATAGTTGTTGTCGGGGCAGGCTTCGCCGGGTTGCACGCCGCCAGGACCGCGGTGCGTTCCACCAAAGGCCAGGCCGACGTCGTGGTCGTCAACCCGACCGACTACTTCCTGTACCTGCCGTTGCTGCCGGAGGTGTCGGCGGGCATCCTCGAACCCCGCCGGATCACGGTTCCGCTCATCCGGACGCTCGGCGGTGCCCGGCTCGTGCTCGGTGACGTGGACGGCGTCGACACCGACGAGCGCCGCGTCTACTTCGAGAACCCGGAGGGCGACCGCGGCTCGATCCGCTACGACCGGCTGATCTTCGCGCCCGGCAGCGTCAACAAGCTGCTGCCGGTGCCGGGCGTCGCGGATCACGCGCACGGGTTCCGGAGCATCGCCGAGGCGCTGTACCTGCGTGACCACATCGTGCGGCAGCTCGAGCTGGCGAGCACCACGAGCGACCCGGTGGAGCGAGAGGCGCGCTGCACGTTCGTCGTCGTCGGGGCCGGCTACACCGGCACCGAGGTGGCGGCGGCCTGCCAGCTGTTCAGCGAGTCGGCGGCCAAGCACCTACCGAACCTGCACCGGCAGAAGATCCGCTGGCTGCTGCTCGACCTGGCGCCGAACGTGCTGCCGGGCCTCGACCCGCGGCTCGGCACCGCCGCCGACGAGATATTGCGCAAGCGTGGCGTCGAGGTGCGGATGGGGACGTCGGTGGCCGAGGCCACCGCGGACGGCGTGAAGCTGACCGACGGCGAGTTCGTGCCGACCCGCACGCTGGCCTGGTGCGTCGGCGTGCGGCCCGATCCGCTGATCGAGAGCACCGGCCTGCCGACCCAGGAGGGTCGCCTCACCGTCGACGCCTGGCTCAACGTCCCCGACCACCCGGACGTCTACGCGGCGGGGGACAGCGCCGCGGTTCCCGACCTCACCCGGCCGGGCGAGATCACGCCGATGACCGCGCAGCACGCGCAGCGCCAGGGTGTGCAGGCCGGTAAGAACGTCGCGGCGTCGCTGGGCTTCGGCACCGGGGCCCAGTACAAGCACCACGACCTCGGCTTCGTCGTCGACCTCAGTGGAGCGAAAGCGGCGGCGAACCCGCTCGGCATCCCGCTCTCCGGTTTCCCGGCCAAGGTCGTCACCCGCGGGTACCACCTGCTGGCGATGCCGGGCAACCACCCGCGCGTGGTGGCCGACTGGATCCTGGACGCGGCGTTCCGCCGTCAGGTCAGCCAGATCGGCACCGTACGGGGCTGGGCCGTGCCGCTCGACACCGACACCGGCGCCGAGCACTGA
- a CDS encoding MHYT domain-containing protein, with protein MAHVHHFTYGLITLLLAYAVSVLGCLLGLICTARARDTFRVAARVRWLALGSVSIGGTGIWLMHFLAMLGFTVSNTFVFYDPALTALSALMAVGIVAVGIFVVGLGQPSMLKVLVGGIVTGLGVAGMHFTGMAAMRVLDGEVMYDPVLVAASVVIAVVAATVALWFTIVIKSRPALAAASPIMAIAVTGMHYIGMFAATVREVGGRGRVEGVDVTTLLIPSAVIVGTVLIALLYATLSAPAAEERAAEALMTRLLYASEDMQPPPAARPTRATMRTQLRHRVAVRNARTTDSDTPATSVPR; from the coding sequence ATGGCCCACGTCCATCACTTCACGTACGGCTTGATCACGTTGTTGCTCGCCTACGCAGTTTCGGTTCTCGGCTGTCTGCTCGGCCTGATCTGTACCGCCCGAGCCCGGGACACGTTCCGGGTGGCCGCGCGCGTGCGGTGGCTCGCGCTGGGTTCGGTGTCGATCGGTGGCACCGGGATCTGGCTGATGCACTTCCTCGCGATGCTCGGGTTCACCGTCTCCAACACGTTCGTCTTCTACGACCCGGCGCTGACCGCGCTCTCCGCGCTGATGGCGGTCGGGATCGTGGCCGTCGGCATCTTCGTCGTCGGGCTGGGACAGCCGTCGATGCTGAAAGTGCTGGTCGGCGGAATCGTCACCGGGCTCGGGGTGGCCGGGATGCACTTCACCGGCATGGCGGCGATGCGGGTGCTCGACGGTGAGGTGATGTACGACCCGGTACTCGTCGCGGCCTCGGTGGTGATCGCCGTCGTCGCCGCGACGGTCGCGCTCTGGTTCACGATCGTCATCAAGAGTCGTCCCGCGCTGGCTGCCGCCTCGCCGATCATGGCGATCGCGGTGACCGGGATGCACTACATCGGGATGTTCGCGGCGACGGTGCGTGAGGTCGGCGGCCGCGGCCGGGTCGAGGGTGTGGACGTGACGACGCTGCTCATCCCGAGCGCGGTGATCGTCGGCACGGTGCTCATCGCGCTGCTGTACGCGACGCTGTCCGCGCCGGCGGCCGAGGAGCGGGCCGCGGAGGCTCTGATGACCCGCCTCCTCTACGCGAGCGAGGACATGCAGCCGCCGCCGGCCGCGCGTCCGACCCGCGCGACGATGCGAACCCAGCTCCGCCATCGAGTCGCGGTGCGTAATGCCCGGACGACCGATTCCGACACACCCGCCACATCCGTACCGCGCTGA
- a CDS encoding MHYT domain-containing protein, translated as MPALAYSVSVLGSLLGLVCMARSRQSRLPAKRYGWLALSAVSIGGTGIWMMHFLAMLGFAVDGSEVRFAVFPTLFSAFLAVVVVGIGLLILGTGELRLWRVLVGGVFAGLGVAGMHYTGMAAIRLDGTVGYDLKYVALSLVIAVVAASAALWFTVVARNLWLVTGAALIMGVAVNGMHYVGMAAAKVTLDDTHSSADGADVTTALPIIAGLAGVIVVVLLYSALSTPIDEEMRSAESRLGLAGGPGADSESFWTPKSTGQPQPSGPGSTTGSWADAPPAGRPQPWTPGTQPSSGPNYAGPNFGGPAPAGSVPGGADLPWRPGAAAPDGSAQWPGGAPAAGPAAAEDSRWAVLRQKPADQQTGNGPWADTGLADAARRRNASDSW; from the coding sequence GTGCCTGCCCTCGCTTACAGTGTTTCGGTTCTGGGCTCGCTGCTCGGGCTGGTCTGCATGGCGCGTAGCCGCCAATCGCGCCTTCCCGCGAAGCGGTACGGCTGGCTGGCGCTGAGCGCCGTGTCCATCGGCGGTACCGGCATCTGGATGATGCACTTCCTCGCGATGCTCGGGTTCGCGGTGGACGGTAGCGAAGTCCGGTTCGCGGTGTTCCCGACGCTGTTCAGCGCGTTCCTCGCCGTGGTCGTCGTGGGGATCGGCCTGCTGATCCTCGGCACCGGCGAGCTGAGGCTGTGGCGCGTCCTGGTCGGTGGGGTGTTCGCCGGCCTCGGCGTGGCCGGTATGCACTACACGGGCATGGCGGCGATCCGGCTGGACGGCACCGTCGGGTACGACCTGAAGTACGTCGCGCTGTCGCTGGTGATCGCCGTGGTCGCGGCCAGCGCCGCACTCTGGTTCACGGTGGTCGCGCGGAACCTCTGGCTGGTGACCGGCGCGGCGCTGATCATGGGCGTCGCGGTCAACGGCATGCACTACGTCGGAATGGCCGCCGCGAAGGTGACTCTCGACGACACCCACAGCTCGGCCGACGGCGCCGACGTGACGACCGCGCTCCCGATCATCGCCGGTCTGGCCGGGGTCATCGTCGTCGTGCTGCTCTACTCGGCGCTCTCCACGCCGATCGACGAGGAGATGCGGTCGGCGGAGAGTCGGCTCGGCCTGGCCGGTGGGCCCGGCGCGGACTCCGAGTCGTTCTGGACGCCCAAGTCGACGGGTCAGCCGCAGCCGTCCGGGCCGGGGAGCACGACCGGGTCGTGGGCCGACGCACCGCCCGCGGGGCGGCCCCAGCCGTGGACGCCGGGAACCCAGCCCTCCAGCGGCCCGAATTACGCCGGCCCGAATTTCGGGGGGCCGGCTCCGGCCGGGTCCGTTCCCGGCGGGGCCGACCTGCCTTGGCGGCCGGGTGCGGCGGCGCCGGACGGGTCGGCGCAGTGGCCCGGTGGCGCTCCCGCCGCCGGTCCGGCGGCGGCGGAGGACTCCCGGTGGGCCGTGCTGCGTCAGAAACCGGCTGATCAGCAGACCGGAAACGGCCCCTGGGCCGACACCGGCCTCGCCGACGCGGCCCGTCGCCGCAACGCCTCCGATTCGTGGTGA
- a CDS encoding acyl-CoA thioesterase codes for MTPMPNLPSRSTFPVLRDVPTRWHDNDHYGHVNNVVYYAYFDTAVNGWLMDATDADIRDLPALGLVVETSCRFHRSISFPDRLEVGIGVAKLGTSSVVYRLAIFRKGDDDAVALGRFVHVYVDRATRRTSAIPPVLRDVLAPVAEKSAPLFQAAGLLDAEEGHR; via the coding sequence CGGTCCACGTTTCCGGTGCTCCGGGACGTGCCGACCCGATGGCACGACAACGATCACTACGGCCATGTGAACAACGTCGTGTACTACGCCTACTTCGACACCGCGGTGAACGGCTGGCTGATGGACGCCACCGACGCCGACATCCGGGACCTACCGGCGCTCGGCCTGGTCGTCGAGACCTCGTGCCGCTTCCACCGGTCGATCAGCTTCCCCGATCGGCTCGAAGTCGGCATCGGCGTGGCCAAGCTCGGCACGTCGAGCGTCGTCTACCGGTTGGCGATTTTTCGCAAGGGCGACGACGACGCCGTTGCGCTCGGCCGGTTCGTGCACGTCTATGTCGATCGAGCGACACGACGGACATCGGCGATTCCACCGGTTCTCCGGGATGTGCTGGCGCCGGTGGCCGAGAAGAGCGCACCGTTGTTCCAAGCCGCCGGTCTGCTCGACGCCGAGGAGGGTCACCGATGA
- a CDS encoding fused MFS/spermidine synthase: MTPPDGRWQPGPVLAGILVVLASGAVLVLEILSLRLIAPYVGVTLETNTAVIGVALAAIAVGAWAGGAVADRLPPAVLLGPLLLGAGALVFAVTPVVRFVGELVQGADASGVLLVAAAAVFAPAALLSAVPPIVVKARLANLSETGTVVGRLSGLGTVGSIVATFGTGFIAVAMVPTTTILTGLAVLLVVTGLAVAWISRGASRLSPGSKRGLAGPLALALIGAGATAAAPNPCELETVYHCASVSADPDRPDGDGRVLRLDTLRHSYVDLKDPTYLQFEYLKVIGAATDVFRPPGAPVKALHLGGGGLTLPRYLKAVRPGSDSLVYEIDAGVLRIDREQLGLREGDGIRTRVEDARVGLDEQRTDSYDLVVGDAFGGVAVPWHLTTRQVVAQVDRALTPTGMYAVNLIDHGSLAFVKAEVATISAVFPHVALIAETAAFSGAGGNLVVLASASPLPLAALKSALATKAPAMNVVTGGDLSGFIREAKVLTDDFAPVDQLVTPYRS, from the coding sequence ATGACGCCTCCTGACGGAAGATGGCAGCCGGGGCCGGTGCTGGCGGGCATCCTGGTGGTGCTCGCCTCCGGTGCCGTACTGGTCCTGGAGATCCTGAGCCTGCGGCTGATCGCGCCGTACGTCGGGGTCACGCTGGAGACGAACACGGCGGTGATCGGGGTCGCGCTCGCCGCGATCGCGGTCGGGGCGTGGGCGGGCGGGGCGGTGGCCGATCGGCTGCCGCCCGCCGTTCTGCTCGGGCCGCTGCTGCTCGGCGCCGGCGCGCTCGTCTTCGCCGTGACGCCGGTCGTCCGTTTCGTCGGGGAGCTGGTTCAGGGTGCTGACGCCTCGGGGGTGTTGCTGGTCGCCGCCGCGGCGGTGTTCGCACCGGCCGCGCTGCTCTCCGCGGTGCCGCCGATCGTGGTGAAAGCGCGGCTGGCGAACCTGAGCGAGACCGGAACGGTCGTCGGCCGACTGTCCGGCCTCGGCACGGTCGGGTCGATCGTGGCGACGTTCGGGACCGGGTTCATCGCGGTGGCGATGGTGCCGACGACGACGATCCTGACCGGTCTCGCGGTCCTGCTCGTCGTCACCGGGCTGGCGGTGGCGTGGATCAGCCGGGGCGCGTCCCGGCTGAGCCCGGGGAGTAAAAGGGGCCTGGCCGGGCCGCTCGCGCTGGCGCTGATCGGCGCCGGCGCCACCGCGGCCGCGCCCAACCCGTGCGAGCTCGAGACGGTGTACCACTGCGCGAGCGTCAGCGCGGATCCCGACCGGCCCGACGGCGACGGGCGGGTGCTCCGCCTCGACACCCTGCGTCACTCCTACGTCGATCTGAAAGACCCCACTTACCTGCAGTTCGAGTACCTGAAGGTGATCGGCGCGGCCACCGACGTGTTCCGGCCGCCGGGCGCCCCGGTGAAGGCACTGCACCTGGGTGGCGGTGGCCTGACCCTGCCCCGGTACCTGAAGGCGGTCCGGCCGGGCAGCGACAGCCTCGTCTACGAGATCGACGCCGGGGTGCTGCGCATCGACCGGGAGCAGCTCGGCCTGCGTGAGGGCGACGGGATCCGCACCCGCGTCGAGGACGCCCGTGTCGGCCTGGACGAGCAGCGGACCGACAGCTACGACCTGGTCGTCGGCGACGCGTTCGGTGGCGTCGCCGTGCCGTGGCACCTCACCACCCGCCAGGTCGTCGCCCAGGTCGACCGGGCGCTGACGCCGACCGGCATGTACGCGGTCAACCTGATCGACCACGGGTCGCTGGCGTTCGTGAAGGCCGAGGTCGCCACGATCTCCGCGGTGTTCCCGCACGTGGCGTTGATCGCCGAGACGGCCGCGTTCAGCGGTGCCGGCGGTAACCTCGTCGTGCTGGCGTCGGCCTCGCCGCTGCCGCTGGCCGCGCTGAAGTCCGCGCTGGCCACCAAGGCGCCGGCGATGAACGTCGTCACCGGCGGGGACCTGAGCGGGTTCATCCGGGAGGCGAAGGTACTCACCGACGACTTCGCCCCGGTGGACCAGCTCGTCACGCCCTACCGTTCGTGA
- a CDS encoding DUF4230 domain-containing protein yields MPKEHESGTARTEPLPELPQDTPKDAPLDVERRGDRRSRIFGLILLAVIVLVGVGTFRACSWWNSDDRPLAESTVDRSGPVVLKSIQDLARFQAATGTFQVVVDLEKDTKYVPSSILGQRTLFVGVGTVDAYVDFAGITSDALVISEDRRSVSLRLPPPALEKVNLDQDKSYVFAQERGVIDRFKSLFDDDPNKLGDVYKAAEKKIGDAAKETDLSKRAQTNTQAMLEGLFKSLGFTSVTVTFSGT; encoded by the coding sequence ATGCCGAAAGAGCACGAGTCCGGTACCGCGCGTACCGAGCCATTGCCTGAGTTGCCGCAGGACACGCCGAAAGACGCACCGCTCGACGTCGAGCGCCGGGGCGACCGCCGCTCCCGCATCTTCGGCCTGATCCTGCTGGCCGTGATCGTGCTGGTGGGCGTGGGCACGTTCCGCGCCTGCTCCTGGTGGAACAGCGACGACCGTCCGCTGGCCGAGAGCACCGTCGACCGGAGCGGACCGGTGGTGCTCAAGTCGATCCAGGATCTGGCGCGGTTCCAGGCCGCGACCGGTACCTTCCAGGTCGTCGTCGACCTGGAGAAGGACACCAAGTACGTCCCCTCGTCGATCCTCGGCCAGCGGACGCTGTTCGTCGGGGTCGGCACGGTCGACGCCTACGTCGACTTCGCCGGGATCACCAGCGACGCGCTGGTGATCTCCGAGGACCGGCGCTCGGTGTCGCTGCGCCTGCCGCCGCCGGCGCTGGAGAAGGTCAACCTCGACCAGGACAAGAGTTACGTCTTCGCCCAGGAACGCGGCGTCATCGATCGGTTCAAGTCGCTGTTCGACGACGACCCGAACAAGCTCGGCGACGTCTACAAGGCCGCGGAGAAGAAGATCGGCGACGCCGCGAAGGAGACCGACCTCTCGAAGCGGGCGCAGACGAACACGCAGGCGATGCTCGAGGGCCTCTTCAAGTCGCTCGGCTTCACCTCTGTCACGGTGACGTTCTCGGGTACCTGA
- a CDS encoding hydroxyacid-oxoacid transhydrogenase gives MTDLLTESVFTWGAPPLKFGPGAVDEIGYDVARLGVRRVLVLTDPRIAATGLPARVAESLKAAGVDHALYDQVHCEPTDESLRAAAATANDLAGEDGFDGYVAVGGGSVIDTAKAVNLLSTSGGDVMDYVNKPVGAGRAPSKPTRPLVAVPTTAGTGSESTPVCVLDILGLKVKSGISHPSLRPVLAVVDPLVTLSLPAAVTAAAGMDIVCHALESYTARPYTSFLRHTAETRVAYNGSNPVSDVWAEKALTLIARSFRRAVLVGTDLTARSDMMAAATFAGMGFGNAGVHIPHACAYPIAGMVRDYRPAGYDADEAMVPHGQSVSLTAPAAFRFTFPTDPERHVRAASLLSGDPEPDGPPAERLPGALVALMRDIGIPSGVAAVGFADNDVEALVEGTLKQQRLLNVSPRTPTADDLGGIFRSSMENW, from the coding sequence ATGACCGACCTACTGACGGAATCCGTATTCACCTGGGGCGCGCCGCCGCTGAAGTTCGGTCCGGGCGCGGTCGACGAGATCGGCTACGACGTCGCGCGCCTCGGCGTCCGCCGCGTTCTTGTACTTACCGACCCGCGGATCGCCGCGACCGGCCTCCCCGCACGCGTCGCGGAATCGCTGAAAGCAGCAGGCGTCGACCACGCGCTCTACGACCAGGTGCACTGCGAACCGACCGACGAGAGCCTGCGCGCCGCCGCGGCCACCGCGAACGACCTCGCCGGCGAGGACGGGTTCGACGGTTACGTCGCCGTGGGCGGCGGCTCGGTGATCGACACCGCGAAGGCCGTCAACCTGCTCAGCACGTCCGGCGGCGACGTGATGGACTACGTCAACAAGCCGGTGGGCGCCGGTCGAGCCCCGAGCAAGCCGACCAGACCGCTCGTCGCGGTGCCCACCACGGCGGGTACCGGCTCGGAGAGCACACCGGTCTGCGTGCTGGACATCCTCGGCCTGAAGGTGAAGAGCGGCATCAGCCACCCGTCGCTGCGCCCGGTACTCGCGGTCGTCGACCCGCTCGTCACGCTCTCCCTGCCGGCGGCGGTGACCGCGGCGGCCGGAATGGACATCGTCTGCCACGCGCTCGAGTCCTACACCGCCCGCCCCTACACGAGCTTCCTGCGGCACACCGCCGAGACCCGGGTCGCGTACAACGGGTCGAACCCGGTCTCGGACGTGTGGGCGGAGAAGGCGCTCACGCTCATCGCCCGCAGTTTCCGGCGCGCGGTGCTCGTCGGCACGGACCTGACCGCCCGGTCGGACATGATGGCGGCGGCCACGTTCGCCGGGATGGGCTTCGGCAACGCCGGTGTCCACATTCCGCACGCGTGCGCGTACCCGATCGCCGGCATGGTCCGCGACTACCGTCCCGCCGGGTACGACGCCGACGAAGCCATGGTTCCGCACGGACAGTCGGTGTCGTTGACCGCGCCGGCGGCGTTCCGCTTCACGTTCCCCACCGACCCCGAGCGTCACGTCCGTGCGGCGTCGCTGCTGTCCGGCGACCCCGAACCGGACGGGCCACCGGCCGAACGTCTCCCGGGAGCGCTCGTGGCGCTGATGCGCGACATCGGCATCCCGTCCGGGGTGGCGGCCGTCGGCTTCGCCGACAACGACGTGGAGGCGCTGGTCGAGGGAACGCTCAAGCAGCAGCGGCTGCTGAACGTGTCACCGCGGACACCGACCGCCGACGATCTCGGGGGCATTTTCCGCTCATCAATGGAGAATTGGTAG